In Streptomyces sp. NBC_00306, a single genomic region encodes these proteins:
- a CDS encoding CTP synthase: MPARATSSSTTKHIFVTGGVASSLGKGLTASSLGALLKARGLRVTMQKLDPYLNVDPGTMNPFQHGEVFVTNDGAETDLDVGHYERFLDVDLDGSANVTTGQVYSQVIARERRGEYLGDTVQVIPHITNEIKHRIRRMATDDVDVVITEVGGTVGDIESLPFLETVRQVRHEVGRDNVFVVHISLLPYIGPSGELKTKPTQHSVAALRSIGIQPDAIVLRADREVPTAIKRKISLMCDVDEAAVVAAIDAKSIYDIPKVLHTEGLDAYVVRKLDLPFRDVDWTTWDDLLDRVHNPDHEVTIALVGKYIDLPDAYLSVTEALRAGGFANRARVKVKWVASDDCKTPADAARQLGDVDGILIPGGFGDRGVNGKVGAITYARENKIPLLGICLGLQCIVIEAARHLAEIPEANSTEFDAATAHPVISTMEEQLAYVEGAGDLGGTMRLGLYPAKLAEGSIVREVYGDEPYVEERHRHRYEVNNAYRAELEKKAGILFSGTSPDNKLVEYVEYPRDVHPYLVATQAHPELRSRPTRPHPLFAGLVKAAVERTQGA, translated from the coding sequence ATGCCGGCACGAGCCACGTCATCCTCGACGACCAAGCACATCTTCGTCACCGGGGGTGTCGCCTCCTCCCTCGGCAAGGGCCTGACGGCCTCCAGCCTGGGTGCGCTGCTCAAGGCGCGGGGCCTGCGGGTCACGATGCAGAAGCTCGACCCGTACCTGAACGTCGACCCCGGCACGATGAACCCGTTCCAGCACGGTGAGGTGTTCGTCACCAACGACGGCGCCGAGACCGACCTGGATGTGGGCCACTACGAGCGCTTCCTCGACGTCGACCTCGACGGCTCGGCCAACGTCACCACCGGCCAGGTCTACTCGCAGGTCATCGCCAGGGAGCGGCGCGGCGAGTACCTCGGTGACACCGTGCAGGTCATCCCGCACATCACCAACGAGATCAAGCACCGCATCCGCCGCATGGCGACCGACGACGTCGACGTCGTCATCACCGAGGTCGGCGGCACGGTCGGCGACATCGAGTCGCTGCCCTTCCTGGAGACCGTCCGCCAGGTCCGCCACGAGGTCGGCCGGGACAACGTCTTCGTCGTACACATCTCGCTGCTGCCCTACATCGGCCCGTCCGGCGAGCTGAAGACCAAGCCGACCCAGCACTCCGTCGCCGCGCTGCGGAGCATCGGTATTCAGCCGGATGCGATCGTGCTCCGCGCCGACCGTGAGGTGCCGACCGCCATCAAGCGCAAGATCTCGCTGATGTGCGACGTCGACGAGGCCGCCGTGGTGGCAGCGATCGACGCCAAGTCGATCTACGACATCCCCAAGGTGCTGCACACCGAGGGACTGGACGCCTATGTCGTACGCAAGCTGGACCTGCCGTTCCGCGACGTCGACTGGACCACGTGGGACGACCTGCTGGACCGGGTGCACAACCCCGACCACGAGGTCACCATCGCGCTCGTCGGCAAGTACATCGACCTGCCCGACGCCTATCTCTCGGTGACCGAGGCGCTGCGCGCCGGCGGTTTCGCCAACAGGGCCCGCGTCAAGGTCAAGTGGGTCGCCTCCGACGACTGCAAGACTCCGGCGGACGCCGCGCGGCAGCTCGGCGACGTCGACGGCATCCTGATCCCCGGCGGCTTCGGCGACCGCGGTGTGAACGGCAAGGTCGGCGCGATCACCTATGCCCGGGAGAACAAGATCCCGCTGCTCGGCATCTGCCTCGGCCTCCAGTGCATCGTGATCGAGGCCGCGCGCCATCTCGCGGAGATCCCCGAGGCCAACTCCACCGAGTTCGACGCCGCCACCGCCCACCCGGTGATCTCCACCATGGAGGAGCAGCTGGCGTACGTGGAGGGTGCGGGCGACCTCGGTGGCACGATGCGCCTCGGTCTGTACCCGGCCAAGCTCGCCGAGGGCTCGATCGTGCGCGAGGTCTACGGCGACGAGCCCTACGTCGAGGAGCGTCACCGTCACCGCTACGAGGTGAACAACGCCTACCGCGCGGAGCTGGAGAAGAAGGCGGGCATCCTGTTCTCGGGCACGTCCCCGGACAACAAGCTCGTGGAGTACGTCGAGTACCCGCGCGACGTGCACCCCTACCTGGTGGCCACCCAGGCGCACCCGGAGCTCCGCTCGCGCCCGACTCGCCCGCACCCGCTGTTCGCGGGACTGGTCAAGGCCGCGGTGGAGCGCACGCAGGGCGCGTAG
- a CDS encoding NAD kinase, translating to MTTPAATSGRTVFLLAHTGRPAAIRSAELVVQGLMRNGLGVRVLQAEAADLPLPPSVQTVPEATPGVLDGCELLIVLGGDGTLLRGAEFARASGVPMLGVNLGRVGFLAEAERDDLDKVVDRVVTRAYEVEERMTIDVVVHRNGDILHEDWALNEAVVQKVSPDRILEVVLEIDGRPVTGFGCDGVVCATPTGSTAYAFSAGGPVVWPEVEALLMVPISAHALFAKPLVTSPTSVLAVEVQAHTPHGVLWCDGRRTVELPPGARVEVRRGAVPVRLARLHHASFTDRLVAKFALPVSGWRGAPH from the coding sequence TTGACCACACCAGCAGCGACTTCAGGACGCACCGTCTTCCTGCTCGCCCACACCGGCAGGCCTGCGGCGATCCGCAGCGCCGAACTCGTCGTGCAGGGGCTGATGCGCAACGGTCTCGGTGTGCGCGTGCTGCAGGCCGAGGCGGCCGATCTGCCGCTGCCGCCGTCCGTCCAGACCGTCCCCGAAGCGACACCGGGCGTGCTCGACGGCTGTGAGCTGCTGATCGTGCTCGGCGGCGACGGGACGCTGCTGCGCGGCGCCGAGTTCGCCCGGGCCTCCGGCGTGCCGATGCTGGGCGTCAACCTGGGGCGCGTCGGATTCCTGGCCGAGGCGGAGCGCGACGACCTGGACAAGGTCGTCGACCGCGTCGTCACCCGCGCCTACGAGGTCGAGGAGCGGATGACGATCGATGTGGTCGTGCACCGCAACGGCGACATCCTCCACGAGGACTGGGCGCTGAACGAGGCGGTCGTGCAGAAGGTCTCGCCCGACCGCATCCTGGAGGTCGTCCTGGAGATCGACGGCCGGCCGGTGACCGGGTTCGGCTGCGACGGCGTCGTCTGCGCCACCCCGACCGGCTCCACGGCATACGCCTTCTCCGCCGGTGGCCCCGTGGTGTGGCCCGAGGTGGAGGCGCTGCTGATGGTGCCCATCAGCGCGCACGCCCTGTTCGCCAAGCCGCTGGTGACCTCGCCGACGTCCGTCCTCGCGGTGGAGGTGCAGGCGCACACCCCGCACGGCGTGCTGTGGTGCGACGGGCGACGGACGGTGGAGCTGCCACCGGGCGCCCGGGTCGAAGTACGGCGCGGAGCCGTTCCGGTCCGGCTGGCCCGGCTGCACCACGCGTCGTTCACGGACCGCCTGGTCGCCAAGTTCGCGCTGCCGGTGTCCGGTTGGCGTGGCGCGCCCCATTGA
- a CDS encoding glycosyltransferase family 4 protein — protein sequence MTQLRTVQVLGGGSAGSSAHVRSLASGLVARGVRVTVCAPAGLEHLYDFPGAGAHFTPVPRRSDPAAVGALRAACARADVVHAHGLHAAVRASVALSGLRVPLVVTWHSRPDADGPRGPLLRLLERRAARAAAVVLGTCSELVDRARWHGARDARLAPVALPAPRRAESSEGKARAELGAVDRPLVMAVGSLAPQRGYGTLLDAAARWRTVDPLPLVVIAGEGRERAALHRRIEAEGLPVRLVGRRDDIGDLISAADVAVLPSRWEARALLAQEALRAGVPLVATAVGGVPELVGDAAELVPYGDGDALAEAVTRLLRDPVRRDELVAAGRAQAATWPTEDETIAQVLSVYDELTADRAG from the coding sequence GTGACACAGCTGCGTACGGTCCAGGTCCTGGGCGGCGGCAGCGCGGGCAGCAGCGCGCACGTCCGGTCGCTGGCCTCGGGGCTGGTGGCGCGGGGCGTACGGGTGACGGTGTGCGCGCCCGCCGGACTGGAGCACCTCTACGACTTCCCGGGCGCCGGGGCCCACTTCACGCCGGTGCCGCGCCGCAGTGACCCCGCCGCCGTCGGGGCTCTGCGCGCCGCGTGCGCGCGGGCCGATGTGGTGCACGCGCACGGGCTGCACGCGGCCGTACGCGCCTCGGTGGCCCTGAGCGGTCTGCGGGTGCCCCTCGTCGTCACCTGGCACAGCCGCCCGGACGCCGACGGACCGCGCGGGCCGTTGCTGCGCCTGCTGGAGCGAAGGGCCGCCCGCGCGGCGGCGGTTGTGCTCGGCACCTGTTCCGAACTGGTCGACCGGGCCCGTTGGCACGGCGCCCGGGACGCCCGCCTCGCGCCGGTCGCGTTGCCCGCGCCGCGTCGCGCCGAGAGCTCGGAGGGCAAGGCCCGGGCCGAACTGGGCGCGGTCGACCGGCCGTTGGTGATGGCCGTCGGCTCCCTCGCTCCGCAGCGCGGATACGGCACGCTCCTCGACGCGGCCGCGCGGTGGCGCACCGTCGATCCGCTGCCGCTGGTGGTGATCGCGGGGGAGGGGCGCGAGCGGGCCGCGCTCCATCGGCGTATCGAGGCGGAGGGCCTGCCGGTGCGGCTGGTGGGCCGCCGTGACGACATCGGCGATCTGATCTCCGCGGCGGACGTGGCGGTGCTCCCCAGCCGCTGGGAGGCACGTGCCCTGCTGGCCCAGGAAGCCCTGCGCGCGGGCGTGCCCCTGGTCGCGACAGCAGTCGGCGGCGTCCCGGAACTCGTCGGTGACGCGGCGGAACTGGTGCCCTACGGCGACGGGGACGCGCTCGCGGAGGCGGTGACCCGGCTCCTGCGGGATCCCGTGCGGCGGGACGAGCTGGTGGCCGCGGGCCGCGCGCAGGCGGCGACCTGGCCGACCGAGGACGAGACGATCGCGCAGGTGCTGAGCGTGTACGACGAACTGACGGCGGACCGGGCGGGCTGA
- a CDS encoding PucR family transcriptional regulator: METQGEPQGGITVRRALELPGLRSGLPEVVAGAERLQRTVRWVHAGEVPNIASLLKGGELLLTTGLGLGTRPAEQRAFVRQLADRGIAALVVELGPRFSRLPAAIVDTARAAGLPLVQLHREVPFVSVTEEVHTEIVNGHYALLRRAEDVHRRCTEVLLGGGGVPQVLRILADFTANPVFLETADGQLLYAAGSGSGQAGAEPLQVWEGLRGQPAARESPPAGTVLVDVPGGGQGAASVRARLVVPAVGSPLLTVHRMAAERAAGLLAVVLMQARQEEELAARGRGDFLTDLAEGRITAEDAPAQARVLGFKPGDGPLLPVVMRLAPELSPSGNWALLARAVLEELSVVGVPVLLGVRPVEGRVPLLLGLRTESERTAVADRVAVALRAGVERAGLERAGGHPPVVVVGVAGGWAAASAGLRHAAETATAAQGLSDRPWYDARRLDTDLLLWRLRDHPDLAAFVERAIGPLRDHDATSRPPLLPTLETFLAHAGRKAETARELHLNRQTLYNRLARISELLGTDLDDPQTVLALSLALGARRHLP; this comes from the coding sequence GTGGAGACGCAAGGCGAGCCCCAGGGCGGCATCACCGTCCGCCGGGCACTGGAGCTGCCGGGGCTGCGCTCCGGCCTTCCGGAGGTCGTCGCCGGGGCCGAACGGCTGCAGCGGACGGTCCGCTGGGTGCACGCGGGCGAGGTGCCGAACATCGCCTCCCTGCTGAAGGGCGGCGAGCTGCTGCTCACCACGGGCCTCGGGCTGGGCACCCGGCCCGCCGAGCAGCGCGCGTTCGTACGGCAGCTGGCGGACCGCGGCATCGCCGCCCTCGTGGTGGAGCTCGGCCCCCGCTTCAGCCGGCTGCCCGCCGCGATCGTGGACACCGCCCGCGCGGCCGGGCTCCCCCTGGTGCAGCTGCACCGGGAGGTCCCCTTCGTCTCGGTGACGGAGGAGGTCCACACCGAGATCGTCAACGGGCACTACGCGCTGCTGCGGCGGGCCGAGGACGTGCACCGGCGGTGCACCGAGGTGCTGCTCGGCGGCGGCGGGGTGCCCCAGGTGCTGCGCATCCTCGCGGACTTCACCGCCAACCCGGTCTTCCTGGAGACGGCCGACGGCCAGCTGCTGTACGCGGCGGGCTCCGGGTCCGGCCAGGCGGGCGCCGAGCCCCTCCAGGTGTGGGAAGGACTGCGCGGACAGCCCGCCGCGCGCGAGAGCCCGCCGGCGGGAACGGTCCTGGTGGATGTGCCCGGCGGAGGTCAGGGCGCTGCCTCGGTACGCGCGCGGCTGGTGGTGCCGGCGGTCGGCTCCCCCCTGCTGACGGTCCACCGCATGGCGGCGGAACGGGCCGCCGGGCTGCTGGCCGTGGTTCTGATGCAGGCCCGGCAGGAGGAGGAGCTCGCGGCGCGCGGCCGGGGCGACTTCCTCACCGACCTCGCCGAGGGCCGCATCACCGCGGAGGACGCACCGGCCCAGGCACGGGTGCTCGGCTTCAAGCCCGGCGACGGACCGCTGCTGCCGGTCGTGATGCGCCTGGCGCCCGAACTGTCGCCGTCGGGCAACTGGGCGCTGCTCGCCCGCGCCGTGCTGGAAGAACTGTCCGTGGTGGGCGTGCCCGTCCTGCTGGGCGTACGGCCGGTCGAGGGCCGGGTGCCGCTGCTGCTGGGGCTGCGCACCGAGTCCGAACGCACGGCGGTCGCGGACCGGGTCGCGGTGGCGTTGCGGGCCGGTGTGGAACGCGCCGGGCTCGAACGCGCGGGCGGCCACCCGCCGGTCGTGGTCGTGGGCGTCGCGGGCGGCTGGGCCGCGGCGTCGGCGGGTCTGCGCCATGCGGCCGAGACGGCGACGGCCGCCCAGGGACTGAGCGACCGGCCCTGGTACGACGCACGCCGACTGGACACCGACCTGCTGCTGTGGCGGCTGCGGGACCATCCGGACCTGGCCGCGTTCGTGGAGCGCGCCATCGGCCCACTGCGCGACCACGACGCCACCTCGCGCCCGCCGCTGCTGCCGACGCTGGAGACCTTTCTGGCGCACGCGGGCCGGAAGGCGGAGACGGCGCGTGAACTGCATCTGAACCGCCAGACGCTGTACAACCGGCTGGCCCGCATCTCCGAGCTGCTGGGCACGGACCTGGACGACCCTCAGACGGTACTGGCGCTGAGCCTGGCGCTGGGGGCGAGACGGCATCTGCCGTGA
- a CDS encoding FAD-binding oxidoreductase: MAPHAIAEAALGGLRQQLTGDAIAPGDPGYDEARAVFNGMIDRHPAVVAQCETGADVARAIRFGRENDLEIAVRGGGHSVAGMALNDDGIVVDLRRMHTVIVNPVERTARIGGGATMSHLDRACQPYDLATTGGRASTTGVGGFTLGGGSGWLERKFGLACDNLVAVELVTADGSTVHASADENPELFWALHGGGGNFGVATAITLKLHPLPAMSMMMLLFRPEDGLQVARAYRDFLGSAPDELGGGLFYLTGPPEPFVPDHLVGKLTCILLITYAGPEMEARNVAEPLLALPREAELIAELPYAELQCMLDDPPGQRNYWSAEYLADFPDAAVDAFTARAGTMPVPSSSQHILFPMGGAVAAGPGDHPLPWRTAPWAVHPFGIWESPADDERAVEWVRDVRSGMRPWSIGTVYLNFIGLEGEDRVLAAFGEENYRRLAAVKTEYDPDNVFRLNHNIKPLQPAV, from the coding sequence ATGGCGCCCCACGCCATCGCGGAGGCGGCACTGGGCGGCCTCCGTCAGCAATTGACCGGCGATGCCATCGCCCCCGGTGATCCCGGGTACGACGAGGCCCGCGCCGTGTTCAACGGAATGATCGACCGGCACCCGGCGGTCGTCGCGCAGTGCGAGACAGGGGCCGATGTCGCCCGGGCCATCCGCTTCGGCCGCGAGAACGACCTCGAGATCGCGGTACGCGGCGGCGGGCACAGCGTCGCCGGCATGGCGCTCAACGACGACGGGATCGTCGTGGACCTGCGCCGGATGCACACCGTGATCGTCAACCCGGTGGAGCGTACGGCGCGTATCGGCGGCGGAGCCACGATGAGCCACCTCGACCGGGCCTGCCAGCCCTACGATCTGGCGACCACCGGCGGCCGGGCCTCCACCACCGGCGTCGGCGGCTTCACACTCGGCGGCGGATCGGGCTGGCTGGAGCGGAAGTTCGGGCTCGCCTGCGACAATCTCGTCGCCGTCGAGCTGGTGACGGCGGACGGCAGCACGGTCCACGCCAGTGCGGACGAGAACCCGGAGCTGTTCTGGGCCCTGCACGGCGGCGGGGGGAATTTCGGGGTGGCGACCGCCATCACGCTGAAGCTGCACCCCCTGCCGGCGATGTCGATGATGATGCTGCTGTTCCGGCCGGAGGACGGACTCCAAGTCGCCCGCGCCTACCGCGACTTCCTGGGTTCGGCGCCCGACGAGCTGGGCGGCGGCCTGTTCTATCTCACCGGCCCGCCCGAGCCGTTCGTGCCCGACCATCTCGTCGGCAAGCTGACCTGCATCCTGCTGATCACCTACGCGGGACCCGAGATGGAAGCACGCAACGTGGCCGAGCCGCTGCTGGCGCTCCCCCGCGAGGCCGAGCTCATCGCCGAACTCCCGTACGCGGAGCTCCAGTGCATGCTGGACGATCCGCCCGGACAGCGGAACTACTGGTCGGCCGAGTATCTGGCCGATTTCCCGGACGCGGCCGTCGACGCCTTCACCGCCCGGGCCGGGACGATGCCCGTCCCCTCCAGTTCGCAGCACATCCTGTTCCCGATGGGCGGTGCCGTGGCCGCCGGCCCCGGCGACCATCCCCTGCCCTGGCGCACGGCACCGTGGGCGGTGCACCCCTTCGGGATCTGGGAGAGTCCGGCCGACGACGAACGGGCCGTCGAGTGGGTCCGTGACGTCCGCTCCGGCATGCGGCCCTGGTCGATCGGCACCGTCTACCTCAACTTCATCGGGCTGGAGGGCGAGGACAGGGTCCTCGCCGCCTTCGGCGAGGAGAACTACCGGCGGCTGGCGGCGGTGAAGACGGAGTACGACCCCGACAACGTGTTCCGGCTCAACCACAACATCAAGCCGCTGCAGCCCGCGGTGTGA
- a CDS encoding glycoside hydrolase family 15 protein, which produces MAGRIEDYALIGDMQTAALVCRDGTADWLCLPRFDSHAIFAGLLGTEEHGFWRLGPAHAAHADPPPADRRRYRGDSLILESEWDTPRGTVRVTDFMPPRDGAPQLIRIVEGVSGRVPMRSALRMRFSYGRVVPWVHKVDGRTVAVAGPDSVWLDSPTETYGKNLTTYSDFTVAPGERIAFTISWQPSHRTPPAMPDPEGSLEATEDFWREWVEHCTYHGPYREAVVRSLITLKALTYAPTGGIVAAPTTSLPEEIGGVRNWDYRYTWLRDAAITLSSLLRTGYREEARAWREWLLRAVAGDPENLQIMYGIAGERELGEAELDWLPGYENSQPVRVGNGAAHQLQLDVYGEVTEALHLAHMTGLARNDYASLLQLKLIRYLEKHWDQPDEGIWEVRGPRRHFVHSKVMAWVAVDRTIKLIESGDADGPLDRWRDLRDDIHRDVCEKGYDQERNTFTQSYGSKELDASLLLIPQMGFLPPDDKRVIGTIEAIQRELSTEDGFVLRYPTAGEEEGVDGLAGDEGAFLACSFWLADDLAMIGRVDEARKLFEKLLALRNDLGLLAEEWDPKLQRQVGNFPQAFSHVPLIDTALRLTASGAYGG; this is translated from the coding sequence GTGGCCGGGCGCATCGAGGATTACGCACTCATCGGAGACATGCAGACCGCTGCACTGGTCTGCAGGGACGGCACCGCCGACTGGTTGTGCCTCCCCCGCTTCGACTCGCATGCCATTTTTGCCGGCCTGCTCGGGACCGAGGAGCACGGGTTCTGGAGACTGGGACCGGCTCACGCCGCACATGCCGACCCCCCGCCCGCCGACCGCCGGCGCTACCGGGGCGACTCGCTGATCCTCGAATCGGAGTGGGACACCCCACGCGGCACGGTCCGTGTGACGGATTTCATGCCGCCGCGTGACGGCGCCCCGCAGCTGATCCGGATCGTCGAGGGTGTCAGCGGACGGGTGCCGATGCGCTCCGCGCTGCGGATGCGTTTCAGCTACGGACGCGTGGTGCCCTGGGTCCACAAGGTCGACGGGCGCACGGTCGCGGTCGCCGGACCCGACTCGGTGTGGCTCGACTCCCCGACCGAGACGTACGGCAAGAACCTCACCACGTACTCCGACTTCACGGTCGCCCCGGGCGAGCGCATCGCGTTCACCATCAGCTGGCAGCCCTCGCACCGCACCCCGCCGGCGATGCCGGACCCGGAGGGGTCGCTGGAGGCGACGGAGGACTTCTGGCGCGAGTGGGTCGAGCACTGCACCTACCACGGGCCGTACCGCGAGGCCGTCGTCCGCTCGCTGATCACGCTGAAGGCGCTGACCTACGCGCCGACCGGCGGGATCGTCGCCGCCCCGACGACCTCCCTGCCCGAGGAGATCGGCGGCGTACGGAACTGGGACTACCGCTACACCTGGCTGCGCGACGCTGCGATCACCCTGTCGTCGCTGCTGCGCACCGGCTACCGCGAGGAGGCCCGCGCCTGGCGCGAGTGGCTGCTGCGTGCCGTCGCGGGCGACCCGGAGAACCTCCAGATCATGTACGGCATCGCCGGCGAACGTGAGCTGGGCGAGGCCGAACTGGACTGGCTGCCCGGCTACGAGAACTCCCAGCCGGTCCGGGTCGGCAACGGCGCGGCCCATCAGCTCCAGCTCGATGTGTACGGCGAGGTCACCGAGGCGCTGCACCTGGCCCATATGACGGGCCTGGCGCGCAACGACTACGCGTCGCTGCTCCAGCTCAAGCTGATCCGCTATCTGGAGAAGCACTGGGACCAGCCGGACGAGGGCATCTGGGAGGTGCGCGGACCGCGCCGCCACTTCGTCCACTCCAAGGTGATGGCCTGGGTCGCGGTCGACCGCACCATCAAGCTGATCGAGTCCGGCGACGCCGACGGCCCGCTGGACCGGTGGCGCGACCTGCGGGACGACATCCACCGCGACGTCTGCGAGAAGGGCTACGACCAGGAGCGGAACACCTTCACGCAGTCGTACGGCTCCAAGGAGCTCGACGCCTCGCTACTGCTGATTCCGCAGATGGGCTTCCTGCCGCCGGACGACAAGCGGGTCATCGGCACGATCGAGGCGATCCAGCGCGAGCTGTCGACGGAGGACGGGTTCGTCCTGCGCTATCCGACCGCGGGCGAGGAGGAGGGCGTCGACGGTCTCGCGGGCGACGAGGGTGCGTTCCTCGCGTGCTCGTTCTGGCTCGCCGACGACCTCGCGATGATCGGGCGGGTCGACGAGGCGCGCAAGCTCTTCGAGAAGCTGCTCGCGCTGCGCAACGACCTGGGACTGCTGGCGGAGGAGTGGGACCCCAAGCTCCAGCGGCAGGTGGGCAACTTCCCGCAGGCCTTCAGCCATGTGCCGCTCATCGACACCGCGCTGCGGCTGACGGCCTCCGGCGCGTACGGCGGCTGA
- the recN gene encoding DNA repair protein RecN — protein MRIRSLGVIDDAVVELSPGFTAVTGETGAGKTMVVTSLGLLLGGRADPALVRIGAKSAVVEGRIGVPAGAPAAVRAEEAGAELEDGTLLISRTVSAEGRSRAHIGGRSVPVGVLSELADELVAVHGQTDQQGLLRPARQREALDRYAGGAVSGPLTKYAAAYRRLRSVATELDELTTRARERAQEADLLRFGLNEIAGVEPRAGEDVELAAEAERLGHAEALASAASVAHTALAGNPEDPEGVDATTLVAGANRALDAVRAHDPALASLADRMGEISILLGDVAGELAGYADNLDADPLRLAAVEERRAALTGLTRKYGETGEGIAAVLAWSEESAGRLTELEGDDDRIGELTVERDALRGELSGLAQALTDARTEAAARFAEAVTEELASLAMPHARVSFAIGQTEDPEGVEVGGRTVAYGPHGADEVELLLAPHPGAPPRPIAKGASGGELSRVMLAVEVVFAGTDPVPTYLFDEVDAGVGGKAAVEIGRRLAKLAKTAQVVVVTHLPQVAAFADRQLLVEKTNDGSVTRSGVTVLEGEDRVRELSRMLAGQEDSETARAHAEELLATARADG, from the coding sequence ATGCGGATACGGTCGCTCGGCGTCATCGACGACGCGGTCGTCGAGCTGTCACCCGGTTTCACCGCGGTGACCGGTGAGACGGGCGCGGGCAAGACCATGGTCGTCACCAGCCTGGGGCTGCTGCTCGGCGGGCGCGCCGACCCCGCCCTGGTGCGGATCGGCGCGAAGTCGGCGGTGGTGGAGGGGCGCATCGGTGTACCCGCCGGAGCCCCCGCCGCCGTACGGGCCGAGGAGGCCGGGGCGGAACTCGAGGACGGCACGCTGCTCATCAGCAGAACCGTCTCGGCGGAGGGACGCTCCCGCGCGCACATCGGCGGCAGGTCCGTGCCGGTGGGTGTGCTGTCCGAGCTCGCCGACGAGCTGGTAGCCGTCCACGGGCAGACCGACCAGCAGGGGCTGCTGCGCCCGGCGCGGCAGCGCGAGGCGCTCGACCGGTACGCGGGCGGGGCCGTGTCCGGACCCCTCACGAAGTACGCGGCCGCCTACCGCAGGCTGCGGTCCGTCGCCACGGAACTCGACGAGCTGACCACACGCGCCCGCGAGCGTGCCCAGGAAGCCGATCTGCTGCGCTTCGGGCTGAACGAGATCGCCGGTGTGGAGCCGCGCGCCGGCGAGGACGTGGAACTCGCCGCGGAGGCGGAGCGACTGGGCCACGCGGAGGCGCTGGCGTCGGCCGCGTCGGTCGCGCACACCGCGCTCGCCGGCAACCCCGAGGACCCCGAGGGCGTCGACGCCACGACCCTCGTCGCGGGCGCCAACCGTGCGCTGGACGCCGTGCGCGCCCACGACCCGGCACTCGCCTCGCTCGCCGACCGGATGGGCGAGATCTCCATCCTGCTCGGCGATGTGGCCGGTGAGCTCGCCGGATACGCGGACAACCTGGACGCCGATCCGCTGCGGCTGGCCGCGGTGGAGGAGCGCCGGGCCGCGCTGACCGGGCTGACGCGCAAGTACGGCGAGACCGGTGAAGGCATTGCCGCCGTGCTCGCCTGGTCCGAGGAGAGCGCGGGCCGGCTCACCGAGCTGGAGGGCGACGACGACCGGATCGGCGAGCTGACGGTCGAGCGGGACGCGCTGCGCGGAGAACTGTCGGGTCTGGCACAGGCCTTGACGGACGCCCGTACGGAGGCGGCGGCCCGGTTCGCCGAGGCCGTCACCGAGGAGCTGGCGTCCCTCGCCATGCCGCACGCACGCGTGTCCTTCGCGATCGGGCAGACCGAGGACCCGGAGGGCGTCGAGGTCGGCGGCCGGACGGTGGCCTACGGCCCGCACGGCGCCGACGAGGTGGAGCTGCTGCTGGCCCCGCATCCGGGCGCCCCGCCGCGGCCGATCGCCAAGGGCGCGTCCGGGGGTGAGCTCTCCCGGGTGATGCTCGCGGTCGAGGTGGTCTTCGCGGGCACGGACCCCGTGCCGACCTATCTCTTCGACGAGGTCGACGCGGGCGTGGGCGGCAAGGCGGCCGTCGAGATCGGCCGGCGTCTCGCGAAGCTCGCGAAGACGGCGCAGGTAGTTGTGGTGACGCACCTGCCGCAGGTGGCGGCGTTCGCGGACCGGCAGCTGCTGGTGGAGAAGACGAACGACGGCTCGGTGACCCGCAGCGGTGTCACCGTCCTGGAGGGCGAGGACCGGGTCCGGGAGCTGTCGCGGATGCTGGCGGGCCAGGAGGACTCGGAGACGGCTCGGGCCCACGCGGAGGAGCTGCTGGCGACGGCGCGGGCGGACGGCTGA